AACTCCAAGGGACCGAGGCGACGACTTGCAGGGAGAGATGGCGATTACGCTGCCCGACGAGGCCGAGGCGTGGATCAGCGCGTACCGGCGTCTCCTCAACGACAACGACGCGTTCGCCGAGGCCGCGTCCGGCTGGGGCGTCGACTTCGACGGCGACTTCGTCCTCGAGATCCACCCGGACGACACCTACGAGGGCGAGCCGATCTACTTCTATCTCGCGCTCCGTGACGGGGCGTGTCTCGACGTCGACGTCCTCGACGACCCGAACGCGGTTGCCCACGGCTACGCGATCCGCGGTGACTACGCCGACTGGAAGCGTCTCATCCGTGGTGACCTCGACATCGTCACTGGCGTGATGACGGGCGTGCTGGAGGCCGACGGCTCGACGATGCGGGCGATGCGCTACCAGGACGCCCTCGTCGAAATGGGCAACGTCGCCGCGCGGCTGGACACGGAGTTTCGGTACTGAGTCGGCACTGTTTTAGCCTCCCCGCTCTCGCCCACGTACATGCTCGACAAACTCGGCGCACTCGGCATCGTCGGCCTCCTCCTGACGCTGGGGGGGCTGGGTGTCGTCGCTTCGCAAAATTTGATCCTCGCCGGTGGCCTGGCACTCGTGCTGGTCGGCCTCGCTGTGACTGCGCTCGGTATCGTGCGGAACCTCCTCACCTCGCTCGGGATGGGCGGGATGGTCTAATCCAGCAACAACAGCGTCGGATCCTGCAGATACTCCTTGAGCGTGTTCACAAATCGTGCAGCGTCCGCGCCGTCGATCACGCGGTGGTCGATCGACAGCGACAGCGGCAGGACTGGCTTGGCGACGATCTCGCCGGGATCTTGGAGACTCCCGCCCTCGACCATGGGACGCTGTTCGAGCGCGCCCAGGCCCAGAACTGCGGTCTCTGGGTAGTTGATGATCGGCGTCGCGTACTCTCCACCGACAGAACCGAAGTTCGTGATGGTGAACGTCCCGCCC
The Halapricum salinum genome window above contains:
- a CDS encoding SCP2 sterol-binding domain-containing protein, translated to MAITLPDEAEAWISAYRRLLNDNDAFAEAASGWGVDFDGDFVLEIHPDDTYEGEPIYFYLALRDGACLDVDVLDDPNAVAHGYAIRGDYADWKRLIRGDLDIVTGVMTGVLEADGSTMRAMRYQDALVEMGNVAARLDTEFRY
- a CDS encoding DUF7470 family protein, which produces MLDKLGALGIVGLLLTLGGLGVVASQNLILAGGLALVLVGLAVTALGIVRNLLTSLGMGGMV